One segment of Hippopotamus amphibius kiboko isolate mHipAmp2 chromosome 2, mHipAmp2.hap2, whole genome shotgun sequence DNA contains the following:
- the LINS1 gene encoding protein Lines homolog 1, translated as MKASFEVLEQLYRKVLLGAPLEPDSHDYIFYLSPAFSDRDCSTTTSSSCSNLLDVQGKHQPSSVNLAIRSVAPVCLQRHSQMSSTREIILLQLTVIRVMISRILSVETESHAKEKYRDIIKILLKSSDIDSKLTCMFQNSDKLLSHMAAKCLALLLYFQLKEKMTLSNSWVSFCQKNLSEYSESDKVVNCLWVLTFVIKEIFKDTCSQKTEILKQFLTPFDAIFEAFYNSLFSQHFENHQNTSKLINSLICFLELLELLIASRIHLKLHFTCQRILFLKPSIVFDVITWPVHAFVKRKFIIFIKKCLLCKVGEDLCQGSVPAFMPPDHPLDVDLLALADAVLQAVDLGLLRTLSVHGKPSCFGGNEVQPGCERVAGPDHVILRAASLVIIRSLEIKFQNCVSANEMTVVLQRFMSELLTFLKPHLQPSLQSRNLCEWLSRVFIEQDDDMLEAARAALGIYLKLTRECAAAESSTQEKEMWNHHTHENGYNPHCIFLFILKSIGFDSTVLLDFLISSETCFLEYFVRYLKLLQKDWDNFFAVCKYFDVTESKDNINICCCISSLVQDRSGNQTERSPLAVLGSHRDVRAWVSGASDASSEPRNHVVMSEEAQATLQANSLSPRQASQSLVDYDSSDDSEEESMDQCLANSRLTSLHQEAMKKIQDSIGTSRDKKEPSLESQSRPLVPKESNTPFIVDCDIAPNNTASKVGISYRIVKCFEELQGAIYRLQKKNLFPYNPTALLKLLKHIEAIYNKSMTPL; from the exons ATGAAAGCTTCCTTTGAAGTTTTAGAACAATTATACAGGAAGGTGCTTCTTGGAGCCCCACTTGAACCTGACAGCCATGATTACATCTTTTATCTCAGCCCAGCGTTTTCAGATCGAGATTGCTCTACAACAACCTCCTCCAGCTGCTCAAACCTCCTTGATGTTCAGGGCAAGCATCAGCCGTCCTCTGTCAATTTGGCTATCCGTTCTGTAGCACCTGTGTGTTTgcaaagacattctcagatgagcAGTACCCGAGAAATAATACTCCTTCAGTTAACAGTGATCAGAGTGATGATAAGTAGAATATTGTCTGTTGAAACTGAATCGCATGCAAAGGAGAAATACAGAGatataattaaaattcttttaaaatcatctgaCATCGATTCTAAATTA ACCTGTATGTTCCAAAACTCGGATAAATTGTTATCTCATATGGCTGCAAAGTGCCTTGCACTACTTCTGTATTTCCAATTGAAGGAAAAG ATGACATTGAGTAATTCCTGGGTTTCTTTTTGccaaaaaaatctttctgaataTTCTGAAAGTGATAAAGTAGTAAACTGCCTCTGGGTGCTTACCTTTGtaataaaagaaatctttaaagatACGTGTTCACAGAAAACAG aaaTTCTAAAGCAGTTCCTGACTCCTTTTGATGCTATTTTTGAAGCCTTTTacaattctttattttctcagcATTTTGAAAACCACCAAAATACTTCTAAACTAATAAACAGCTTGATATGTTTCCTGGAATTGCTTGAACTTCTTATAGCCTCCAGAATCCACCTGAAGTTACATTTCACTTGCCAgaggattttatttttgaaacctTCTATTGTGTTTGACGTTATTACCTGGCCTGTTCATGCTTTTGTCAAAAGGAAGTTCATCATATTCATCAAAAAGTGCCTTCTCTGCAAAGTGGGTGAAGACCTTTGTCAAGGATCTGTCCCTGCCTTCATGCCACCAGATCATCCTTTAGATGTGGACCTGTTGGCGTTGGCTGATGCTGTTCTGCAAGCTGTGGATTTGGGCTTGTTGAGGACATTGTCTGTCCATGGAAAACCTTCCTGCTTTGGAGGCAATGAAGTCCAACCTGGCTGTGAGCGTGTCGCTGGTCCAGATCATGTGATCCTCAGAGCAGCAAGCTTAGTTATCATTAGATCCTTAGAAATCAAGTTTCAAAATTGTGTTTCAGCAAATGAAATGACAG TTGTTTTACAGAGGTTCATGTCTGAGTTACTGACCTTCTTAAAGCCTCACCTTCAGCCCTCTCTGCAATCACGCAATCTTTGTGAGTGGTTGTCTAGGGTCTTCATAGAACAAGATGATGACATGCTGGAGGCTGCCAGAGCAGCACTGGGCATCTACCTAAAGTTAACCAG AGAATGTGCAGCTGCTGAAAGCTCGACCCAAGAAAAAGAGATGTGGAACCATCACACACATGAAAACGGCTATAATCcacactgtatttttttattcatattaaaaaGCATAGGATTTGACTCTACAGTTCTTCTTGATTTTTTGATTTCATCAGAAACctgttttcttgaatattttgttagatatttaaaattattgcaaAAGGACTGGGATAATTTTTTCGCCGTTTGCAAGTACTTCGATGTAACTGAATCTAAAGATaacataaatatctgttgttgTATCTCCTCACTTGTCCAAGACAGAAGCGGCAACCAAACAGAACGTAGTCCTTTGGCTGTTCTCGGTAGTCACAGAGATGTTCGTGCTTGGGTCTCCGGGGCCTCTGATGCTTCTTCTGAACCACGGAACCATGTTGTGATGTCTGAGGAGGCCCAGGCCACGCTCCAGGCTAATAGTCTGTCTCCCCGACAAGCTTCTCAAAGTCTGGTAGATTATGACAGCTCTGATGATTCTGAAGAAGAATCCATGGACCAGTGTTTAGCAAACAGCAGACTAACATCTTTACACCAGGAAGCAATGAAGAAAATTCAGGACTCAATTGGAACAAGTAGGGATAAAAAAGAACCTAGCCTGGAGTCTCAGTCAAGGCCTCTGGTTCCCAAAGAATCTAATACTCCCTTCATTGTTGATTGTGACATAGCCCCGAATAACACTGCTTCTAAAGTGGGAATATCTTACAGAATAGTAAAGTGCTTTGAAGAGCTACAAGGTGCCATTTATCGTTTGCAGAAGAAAAATCTGTTCCCATACAATCCAACAGCACTTCTGAAGTTGTTAAAACATATTGAGgcaatatataataaaagtatgACCCCTTTGTAA